A region from the Buchnera aphidicola (Pemphigus populi) genome encodes:
- the htpX gene encoding protease HtpX, which translates to MMRIILFMLTNLSVMFIFGIILSLTGIKSHSIYGLIIISGLFGFSGAIVSLLLSKWIALRSVNGKIIHHPSNENEIWLTKVVKQQAKKMGIITPEIAIYDALDMNAFATGARRNSSLIAVSTGLLSNMTKDEAEAVIAHEISHIANGDMVTMTLVQGVVNTFVIFISRLIAQSVSAIISGNKEENESKSSHSMIYSFTSIVLELIFGMLASIITMWFSRYREFHADAGSARLVGRNKMIAALEKLKMSYEPQVSSSILAFCINGKNKSIINLFMSHPPLDKRITALYNNSYL; encoded by the coding sequence ATGATGCGTATTATTCTTTTTATGTTGACTAATTTATCTGTTATGTTCATATTTGGAATAATTCTTAGTCTTACAGGAATTAAATCTCATAGTATATATGGTTTAATAATTATATCTGGATTATTTGGATTCAGTGGTGCCATAGTATCATTACTTTTGTCAAAATGGATTGCTTTACGATCTGTTAACGGAAAAATTATTCATCACCCATCTAATGAAAATGAAATTTGGTTAACTAAAGTAGTTAAACAACAAGCTAAAAAAATGGGTATTATTACTCCAGAAATAGCTATTTATGACGCTTTAGATATGAATGCTTTCGCTACAGGTGCACGTCGTAATTCTTCCTTAATTGCTGTATCTACTGGATTATTAAGTAATATGACTAAAGATGAAGCAGAAGCAGTAATTGCGCATGAGATTAGTCATATTGCTAATGGTGATATGGTTACTATGACTTTAGTACAAGGAGTTGTGAATACATTTGTAATATTTATATCACGTCTGATTGCACAATCAGTTTCTGCTATTATATCAGGAAATAAAGAAGAAAATGAGTCTAAAAGTAGTCATTCTATGATATATTCTTTTACTTCAATTGTATTAGAGTTAATATTTGGAATGCTAGCTAGTATTATTACTATGTGGTTTTCACGTTACCGAGAATTTCATGCTGATGCAGGATCTGCCAGATTAGTTGGTCGTAATAAGATGATTGCTGCATTAGAAAAGTTAAAAATGAGCTATGAACCACAAGTATCAAGCAGTATACTTGCATTTTGTATTAATGGAAAAAATAAATCAATAATAAATTTATTTATGTCTCATCCTCCATTAGATAAAAGAATTACTGCATTGTATAATAATTCATATCTATGA
- a CDS encoding TerC family protein yields MEFLLDPSTWVGLLTLIVLEVILGIDNLVFIVILADKLPFYQRDKARILGISLTLLMRLILLSLISWMVTLRSVLITNQYFTLSGRDLILLFGGFFLLFKATVELHERLENHPEENNNNKNCANFWTVIIQMVLLDAIFSLDSVITAVGMVNNLIIMMIAVIIAMSLMLLASKSLTKFVNLHQTVVVLCLSFLLMIGLSLVSEAFGFYIPKGYLYAAIGFSILIELFNQIARRNFLLHQSRRPMRQRAAEAILRLIIREQKNNVTTILNKEQNKKISYKSVPETEYFKDEERYMINGVLTLAARSIRSIMTPRREISWVNADQDTCSIRLQLLDTPHSLFPVCKNELDEIIGIVRAKELLVAIDKNIDVTTFASKTPPIIIPDTSDPINLLGVLRRAKGGLVIVTNEFGVIQGLITPLDMLEAIAGEFPDEDETPEVIVEKNSWLVKGGTDLHSLQQLLNTKELIQTKNTYASLAGLLISQKGQLPLTGETIYIAPLYFHIVEATQYRINLVRITKCKEINKKN; encoded by the coding sequence ATGGAATTTCTTTTAGACCCATCAACCTGGGTTGGATTACTTACACTCATTGTATTAGAAGTAATACTAGGAATTGATAACTTAGTATTCATAGTTATTTTAGCGGACAAACTTCCATTTTATCAACGCGATAAAGCTCGTATATTAGGAATCAGTCTTACTTTATTAATGCGTTTAATATTACTATCATTAATATCCTGGATGGTAACATTACGATCTGTATTAATTACTAATCAATATTTTACCCTGTCAGGACGTGATCTAATTCTACTATTTGGAGGTTTTTTTTTACTATTCAAAGCAACTGTAGAATTGCATGAAAGATTAGAAAATCATCCAGAAGAAAATAATAATAATAAAAATTGTGCTAATTTTTGGACTGTAATTATTCAAATGGTCTTATTAGATGCGATTTTTTCATTAGATTCTGTAATTACCGCTGTTGGTATGGTTAATAATTTAATAATAATGATGATAGCAGTAATTATTGCCATGAGTTTAATGTTATTAGCTTCGAAATCTCTCACTAAATTTGTAAATCTACATCAAACTGTTGTGGTATTATGTTTGAGTTTTCTTCTTATGATAGGATTAAGTCTAGTTTCAGAAGCATTTGGATTTTATATACCCAAAGGGTATTTATATGCAGCCATAGGATTTTCCATCCTAATTGAATTATTTAATCAAATAGCACGTCGAAATTTTCTTCTTCATCAATCTCGTCGTCCCATGAGACAAAGAGCAGCTGAAGCTATTCTACGTTTAATTATTAGAGAACAAAAAAATAATGTTACTACGATTTTAAATAAAGAACAAAATAAAAAAATATCGTATAAATCAGTACCAGAAACAGAATATTTTAAGGATGAAGAAAGATATATGATAAACGGTGTACTCACTCTTGCTGCTCGTTCTATTAGAAGCATAATGACTCCTAGAAGAGAAATATCTTGGGTCAATGCAGATCAAGATACATGCAGTATTAGATTGCAATTATTAGATACACCTCATAGTTTATTCCCAGTATGTAAAAATGAACTAGATGAAATTATTGGTATAGTTAGAGCAAAAGAGTTATTAGTTGCTATTGATAAAAATATAGATGTAACCACATTTGCATCCAAAACTCCTCCTATTATTATTCCCGATACCTCAGATCCTATTAATTTATTAGGAGTTTTAAGACGAGCTAAAGGTGGTTTAGTAATAGTTACTAATGAATTTGGAGTTATTCAAGGGTTAATTACTCCTTTAGACATGTTAGAAGCAATTGCAGGAGAGTTTCCAGATGAAGATGAAACTCCGGAAGTTATAGTAGAAAAAAATAGTTGGTTAGTGAAAGGAGGTACAGATTTACATTCTTTACAACAATTATTAAATACAAAAGAATTGATACAAACAAAAAATACTTATGCTTCTTTAGCTGGTTTGTTAATTTCACAAAAAGGACAATTACCTCTAACAGGAGAAACTATTTATATTGCTCCATTATATTTTCATATTGTAGAGGCTACACAATATCGTATTAACCTCGTTCGTATTACAAAATGTAAAGAAATAAATAAAAAAAATTAA
- the znuC gene encoding zinc ABC transporter ATP-binding protein ZnuC: MYSLIQLKNIFINFNHRCILSNISLNLIPNQILTLIGPNGAGKSTLVKVILGLLKPNSGKIFRKINLKVGYVPQKLYLNTALPITVDRFMRLSKGITRSLVTAVLNRINIVHIQDYQLQRLSGGEMQRMLLARALLKKPELLILDECTEGIDITGQIALYKLINNIRYELQCSVLIVSHDLNLVMARTDEVICLNQHICCSGTPEIVCKNSEFISIFGVSGIKNFALYRHEHNHHHDF; encoded by the coding sequence ATGTACTCATTAATTCAATTGAAAAATATTTTTATCAATTTCAATCATCGTTGTATTCTTTCAAATATTTCATTAAATTTAATACCAAACCAAATTCTAACTTTAATAGGACCCAATGGTGCAGGGAAATCTACATTAGTAAAAGTTATTTTAGGTTTATTAAAACCTAATTCTGGGAAAATTTTTCGTAAAATAAATTTAAAAGTTGGTTATGTACCTCAGAAATTATATTTAAATACAGCTCTTCCTATTACAGTAGATCGTTTTATGAGATTATCTAAAGGTATAACTAGATCATTAGTCACTGCAGTTTTAAATCGCATCAATATAGTACACATACAAGATTATCAATTACAAAGATTATCTGGTGGTGAAATGCAACGTATGTTACTAGCTCGAGCTTTATTAAAAAAACCAGAATTATTAATATTAGATGAGTGTACTGAAGGTATAGATATTACGGGACAAATTGCTTTATATAAATTAATCAATAATATTCGTTACGAATTACAATGTTCTGTATTAATAGTTTCTCATGATTTAAACTTAGTTATGGCAAGAACAGATGAAGTAATATGTTTAAATCAACATATATGTTGTTCTGGTACACCTGAAATAGTTTGTAAAAACTCAGAATTTATTTCTATCTTTGGTGTATCAGGAATAAAAAATTTTGCTTTATATCGTCATGAACATAATCATCATCATGATTTTTAA
- the tsaB gene encoding tRNA (adenosine(37)-N6)-threonylcarbamoyltransferase complex dimerization subunit type 1 TsaB — protein sequence MCKKILAIDASMDRCSVSLLKNNSIANKFKLCKKKHTEIILPMIKNILNVSNTNINELNIIACSKGPGNFTGIRLAICIAQAMALQNKLPLIGISNFASMAEQAWRKHSAKKVLIAFNAKKRGIFWAEYKRNKNGTWKGEDTEICLKIENISNKINQLSGLWTAVGDGWEKINIKNTEKIKLVSTNITASHSKDIITFVELLLKKNYYLVFKNITPIY from the coding sequence ATGTGTAAAAAAATTTTAGCAATTGATGCCTCCATGGACAGGTGTTCTGTATCTTTATTAAAAAATAATTCAATAGCAAATAAATTTAAATTATGCAAAAAAAAACATACAGAAATTATTTTACCTATGATTAAAAATATTTTAAACGTTTCTAATACCAATATTAATGAACTTAATATTATTGCTTGTTCTAAAGGACCAGGTAATTTTACTGGTATTCGTCTTGCGATTTGTATAGCGCAGGCAATGGCTTTACAAAATAAATTGCCTTTAATAGGAATATCTAATTTTGCTAGTATGGCTGAACAAGCTTGGAGAAAACATTCTGCTAAAAAAGTACTTATCGCTTTTAATGCAAAAAAAAGAGGTATATTTTGGGCTGAATATAAAAGAAATAAAAATGGAACATGGAAAGGAGAAGATACAGAAATATGTTTAAAAATAGAAAATATTAGTAATAAAATTAATCAATTATCTGGTTTATGGACGGCTGTTGGTGATGGATGGGAAAAAATTAATATAAAAAATACAGAAAAAATAAAACTGGTATCTACTAATATTACTGCGTCTCATTCAAAAGATATAATTACTTTTGTTGAATTATTATTAAAAAAAAATTATTATCTTGTATTTAAAAATATAACACCTATATATTAA
- the zwf gene encoding glucose-6-phosphate dehydrogenase gives MVTKINEACDLVIFGAKGDLTRRKLLPALYQLEKNNQLHENTRIIGVGRANWNKFFFHSIVKESLSVFMKDKINNFYLKKLCTRLFFCNLDVNHIENFIKLKNILNQKNNIIISYFAVPPSIFGAICRGLGAIQLNTPPTRIVIEKPLGTCFKTSQEINNQVSKYFKEYQIFRIDHYLGKETILNLLTLRFANTLFFNNWDNKIIDHVQITIAEKVGIEGRWGYFDQSGQIRDMVQNHLLQILSIVAMSPPKNLNTNSIRKEKIKILRALRHINPINFNKNIILGQYSSGQLNGISVPSYINEDNANNNSNTETFVAMKVNIDNHRWSGVPFYLRTGKRLPIKCSEIVISFKKPIMNLFNDNNKRLSSNKLIITLQPNEGITLQILNKVPSLNSEHILNNIDLNFKYSDTLDKNSLSDAYERLLLESMKGIQTLFVSREEVEESWKWIDTIIHTWDKKQKSPKLYTAGTWGPHESKKIIQQDGRIWHNINY, from the coding sequence ATGGTCACGAAAATAAATGAAGCTTGTGATTTAGTTATTTTTGGTGCTAAAGGTGATTTGACTCGTAGAAAACTTTTACCAGCTCTTTACCAATTAGAAAAAAATAATCAATTGCATGAAAATACACGAATTATTGGAGTAGGACGCGCTAATTGGAATAAATTTTTTTTTCATTCTATTGTAAAAGAATCATTAAGTGTTTTTATGAAAGATAAGATAAATAATTTCTATTTAAAAAAATTATGTACGCGATTATTTTTTTGTAATCTAGATGTTAATCATATAGAAAATTTTATAAAATTAAAAAATATACTAAATCAAAAAAATAATATTATCATCAGCTATTTTGCAGTCCCCCCTAGTATATTTGGTGCCATATGCCGAGGGCTAGGAGCAATCCAATTAAATACTCCTCCAACCCGGATAGTAATAGAAAAACCATTAGGCACATGTTTCAAAACATCACAAGAAATAAATAATCAAGTAAGTAAATATTTTAAAGAATATCAAATATTCAGAATAGATCATTATTTAGGTAAAGAAACCATATTAAATTTACTTACATTACGTTTTGCAAATACTTTATTTTTTAATAATTGGGATAATAAAATTATTGATCATGTACAAATTACTATTGCTGAAAAAGTAGGGATAGAAGGCAGATGGGGATATTTTGATCAATCTGGACAAATTAGAGATATGGTTCAAAATCATTTATTACAAATTTTATCTATTGTTGCAATGTCTCCTCCTAAAAATTTGAATACAAATAGTATTAGAAAAGAAAAGATAAAAATATTACGTGCTTTACGTCATATAAATCCGATTAATTTTAACAAAAATATTATTCTTGGTCAATATTCATCTGGTCAATTAAATGGTATTTCAGTACCTTCTTACATTAATGAAGACAATGCTAATAATAATAGCAATACTGAAACTTTTGTTGCTATGAAAGTTAATATCGATAATCATAGATGGTCTGGTGTCCCATTTTATTTACGCACAGGAAAAAGATTACCTATCAAATGTTCAGAAATAGTGATTTCTTTTAAAAAACCTATAATGAATTTATTTAATGATAATAATAAAAGATTATCATCTAACAAGCTCATCATTACGTTACAGCCAAATGAAGGAATTACTCTTCAAATTTTAAACAAAGTACCTAGTTTAAATTCTGAACACATATTAAATAATATTGATTTAAATTTTAAATATTCCGATACACTGGATAAAAATAGTTTATCGGATGCTTACGAGCGATTGCTATTAGAAAGCATGAAGGGCATACAAACATTATTTGTTAGTAGAGAAGAAGTAGAAGAATCATGGAAATGGATTGATACAATTATTCATACTTGGGATAAAAAACAAAAATCTCCAAAGCTTTATACAGCTGGTACATGGGGTCCTCATGAATCTAAGAAAATCATTCAACAAGATGGCAGAATTTGGCATAACATTAATTATTAA
- the pyk gene encoding pyruvate kinase: MLERLRRTKIVVTLGPATDKEDVLEKIIKSGANVLRLNFSHGKKEEHQYRAKIAKRIMKKLGYHLALLGDLQGPKIRISKFKKNKINLNIGDLFTLDSTLNPNLGDQNQVGIDYKNLPKDVVSNDILLLDDGRIQLKVLESTHEKVFTIVLIGGCLSNNKGINKLGGGLSSESLTKKDKNDIILASNIGVDYLAVSFPRCAQDLHLARKLAHQAGSHAKIVAKIERAEVVENDCIIDEIILSSDAIMVARGDLGVEIGDPALAGIQKNLIRRARQLNRVVITATQMMESMIDNPMPTRAEVMDVANAVLDGSDAVMLSAETASGNYPSETVMMMSKICQGAEKVPSINVSRHRLNLKFTNITETISMSAMYAANHLEGVRAIIAMTESGRTALITSRITSGLPIFALSRHKNTLNLATLYRGVVPIYFNNENLGTSAEKDAIILLYKKGFLSLGDLVILTKGDKIGKSGQTNTTKILKVFE; the protein is encoded by the coding sequence ATGTTAGAACGTCTTAGAAGAACAAAAATAGTTGTTACGTTGGGACCAGCTACAGATAAAGAAGATGTTCTTGAAAAAATTATTAAATCAGGAGCTAATGTATTAAGATTAAATTTTTCTCATGGTAAAAAAGAAGAACATCAATATAGAGCAAAAATAGCTAAAAGGATAATGAAAAAATTAGGTTATCATTTAGCTTTGCTTGGTGATTTACAAGGACCTAAAATTCGTATTTCCAAATTTAAAAAAAATAAAATAAATTTAAATATAGGAGATTTGTTTACATTAGATTCAACTTTAAATCCTAATTTAGGAGATCAAAATCAAGTAGGTATTGATTATAAAAATTTACCTAAAGATGTTGTATCTAACGATATTTTATTATTAGATGATGGAAGGATTCAATTAAAAGTATTGGAGTCTACTCATGAAAAGGTATTTACAATAGTATTAATAGGTGGATGTTTATCAAACAATAAAGGAATCAATAAATTAGGAGGAGGATTATCTTCAGAATCTTTAACGAAAAAAGATAAGAATGATATTATTTTAGCATCTAATATTGGAGTTGATTACCTAGCAGTTTCCTTTCCAAGATGTGCTCAAGATCTACATTTAGCTAGAAAATTAGCACATCAAGCTGGTAGTCATGCAAAAATAGTTGCTAAAATAGAAAGAGCCGAAGTGGTGGAAAATGATTGCATCATTGATGAAATTATATTATCTTCTGATGCTATTATGGTAGCAAGAGGTGATCTAGGTGTAGAAATTGGAGATCCTGCATTAGCAGGTATTCAAAAAAATCTTATAAGAAGAGCTCGTCAATTAAATAGAGTAGTAATCACTGCAACACAAATGATGGAATCCATGATTGACAATCCGATGCCTACTAGAGCAGAAGTGATGGATGTAGCAAATGCTGTATTAGATGGAAGTGATGCCGTCATGCTTTCGGCAGAAACTGCTTCAGGAAATTATCCTTCAGAAACAGTGATGATGATGTCAAAAATATGTCAAGGAGCAGAGAAAGTACCGAGTATCAATGTTTCAAGACATCGATTAAATTTAAAGTTTACTAATATAACAGAAACTATTTCTATGTCTGCTATGTATGCAGCGAATCATTTAGAAGGAGTTCGTGCTATAATTGCTATGACAGAATCAGGAAGAACTGCTCTAATTACTTCTCGAATTACATCAGGTCTTCCGATTTTTGCTTTATCTCGTCATAAAAATACATTAAATTTAGCGACTTTATATAGAGGTGTGGTACCAATATATTTCAATAACGAAAATTTAGGTACATCTGCTGAAAAAGATGCTATTATTTTGTTATATAAAAAAGGATTTCTATCATTAGGTGATCTGGTGATTCTTACAAAAGGTGATAAAATAGGAAAAAGTGGTCAAACTAATACAACTAAAATACTAAAAGTTTTTGAATGA